GCCCGCCAGGGCCTTGTCCAGGATGCCGCCGACCTGTGGGTCTATATCGCCCAGTAACTGGTCCACGCCGTGGACGTCTTCGCGCTCCGCTGCTGTCGCCATGTGACCTCCTTCACGTTGTGAGCAGCCTGGTGCGCGCAAAGCCGTCGGTGTCGGCGGACTGGCGGATGCGCTCCGCCAGGGACGGCGTCAAATACCGGGGCTTCTCTCGGATGTATTCCCGATATACGGGAAGGCGCGCTTTGAGGATGAAGCCCCTTTCCTCGGTCACCTGGCGCAGCCGCACGATCCGCGGCCAGGGCGCTTCTGGGTTCACGTAGTCCTTTGTCACGGGCGATATCCCGCCCCAGTCGTTGATGCCCGCGTCCAGGAAGGCGCCGTACGCGCGGGGCGTCAGATTGGGCGGGACCTGGATGTTCATGTCCGGGCCGAAGATGAGGCGCGCCACGGCCACGGCGCGGAGCAGGAAGCCCGTCGTCGGCTCCACGGCGCCGGCCATCGGCGTGGTGGGCTTGGCGCGGAAGTTCTGGATGATGATCTCCTGGATGTGTCCGTAGCGCTCGTGGACATCCTTGATGGCGAACAGGCTGTCCACGACCTCGTCCACCGTCTCGCCGATGCCCAGCAGCAGGCCGGTGGTGAACGGGATGCGCAGCTCCCCCGCCGCCTCCAGTGTCCGCAGGCGGAGGCGTGGGTGCTTGCTGGGCGCGTTGTGGTGCGGCCCGCCCGGCTCCAGCAGGCGCGGGCTGACGTTCTCCAGCATCATGCCCAGGCTGGCGTTGACCTCTTTGAGCGACGCCAACTCGGCGCGGGTCATCGTCCCCGGGTTGGAGTGCGGCAGCAGGGAGGTCTTTCGGAGCACAAGCTCGCACATGGCGCGCATGTAGTCAATGGTGCTGTCGCACCCGAAGCGGCGCAGCGCGTCGCGCGCCTCCGGGTAGCGCTGCTCCGGCCTCTCGCCGGCCATGAACAGGGCCTCCGTGCAGCCGGCGCGCTGGCCCGCTTCCGCCACGGCCAGCACCTGCTCGGGCGTCATGAAATCGGCAGCGGGGTCGTCCGGCTCCTTGCGGTAGGTGCAGTAGGAGCACGCGTCGCGGCACAGGTTCGTCAGGGGGATGAAGACCTTGGGCGAGAAGGAGATGTAGCGCCCCTTGCCCTGGTCCCGGAGGGCGCCGGCCCGGCGGAGGAGCGCGGGCAGAGCGGCGTCGCCGCAGAGGATAAGCGCGCGGGCCTCCTCTCGGCTGATGCCTGTGTGTGCGGGGGCGACGTCCATGGTGGCGCGCATGTCCAGGGGCATGGGCCTCCTACAATGAAACCGTACCGCCCATTCTACTCGGAGCGTCCCCTCAGGCGCAACGCCGCCCCTTGTTGCTCGCCACTGGATGGCGTAGCATGGAAGCACAGACTGGCTGGAGCACAAGCGGATGCAGATTATTGACATGCCGCTATTCCCGCTGAATACGGTGCTTTTTCCCCACATGGCGCTGCCGCTGCGCGTCTTTGAAGACCGCTACAAGCTGATGGTCAAGAAGGCGTTGGAGGGCGACAGCGTCTTCGGCGTGGCGCTTATCAAGTCTGGTCAGGAGGTGGGCGAGCCCGCCGAGCCTTTCAGCGTGGGGACCACCGCGCGCATCCTGAAGGTGGAGCATCTGGAGCAGGGCAAGATGGACCTGTCCTGCGTGGGGGTGCGCCGGTTCCGTATCACGGAGGTGCTGCAGCGGCGTCCCTACCTCGTCGGGCGCATCATCTACGTGGCGCATGCGGTGGGCGACACCGAGGCCGCTCAGTCGCTGGCGGAGACGGTGCGCGACAAGTTCCGCCGCTACCTGGCCGTCCTGGCCCAGTCGCTGCGCCGGGAGCCGCCGCGGGTTGACCTGAACGTGGAGCCGCAGGTCCTTTCGTACGTGGTGGCCTCCGCGCTCCAGGTGGACAACATCCAGAAGCAGCGTCTTCTTGAGACGCCTACCGCCGAAGAGCGCCTGCGTCTGGAGGCAGCCATGCTCCAGGAGGAGATCAAGGTGCTCCGCATCTTCCAGGTGTTGGAGGAGCGCGACCTGGGGGGACGTCGTCCCCCGCGAGGTCCTGATGCCTGACCACATCCGGCTCACGGGCCTTGTCTTCTACGCGCACCACGGCGTGAACGCGGAGGAGGCGAGCCAGGGGCAGCGGTTCCTTGTGGACGTGGACGTGGAGACGGACACGCTCAACGCGGGGCGCTCCGACGACCTGGCCGATACGGTGAACTATAGCCTGGTTTTCCGTTCGGTGCGGGACGTGATGGACGGCCCCCGTCGCAACCTGCTGGAGTCGCTGGCGGAGCACATCGCGGCGCGGGTGGTGGCGCTGCCCCACGTCCACGGAGTGCGGGTCACCGTCCACAAGCCGCAAGCGCCTCTCAAAGGCGCCGTCTTCCAGGACGTGAGCGTGGAGGTAGAGCGGCGTCGCGCTCCGGGGGGGTGAACGGAGATGCAACGCACCGGCATAGCGCACCTGCCGTTGCATGGCGGCAAGGCGCCCGCATGGCTCTTCCAGCGCATGGTGCGTCTGTCCCGTGAGATCGCCATCGTCGTGGTGGAGGATTACGGGCCGGACGAGATGCTCCGCCGCCTGTCCGACCCCTTCTGGTTCCAGGCCTTCGGCTGCGTCCTGGGTTTCGACTGGCACTCCAGCGGGCTGACCACGACGGCGTGCGGCGCGCTGAAGGAGGGGCTGCGGGGTCTTGAGCGCGACCTGGGTCTCTTTGTAGCGGGCGGCAAGGGCGGCGCCTCCCGCAAGACGCCCTCCGAGGTCCAGGCCGCCGGCGACGCTCTCTCCGTGGACGCCGCGCGCCTTGTTTATGCAAGCCGCATGTCCGCCAAAGTGGACTCGGCGGCGGTGCAGGACGGCTACCAGCTCTACCACCACACCTTCGTCTTCACCCGCGACGGGCGGTGGGCCGTCGTGCAGCAGGGCATGAACGAGCAGAACAAGTACGCCCGGCGCTACCACTGGCTGGGCGAGGCCGTCCAGGACTTCGTCTGCGAGCCGCACGCCGCGGTTTGCGCGGACACCCGTGGCGAGGCGCTGAACCTGGTGGCGCGCGAGAGCGACGGGGCGCGCGCGGCCATCCCGCAGGTCGTGGCGCGGGAGAAGCCGGAGAGGCTCGTCGCCGAGCTTAAGCACGTGCAGACCCTCGACCTTCCGCCGCGCCATCACCTTCTGGCGGCGGACATCCACCCCGACCGTCTGAGCAAAATCCTGCTGTCCACGTACGAACGGCAGCCCGGCGACTTCGAGTCGCTGCTGGCGCTTGAGGGCGTGGGACCGCAGACCATCCGGGCGCTCACGCTCCTGGCGGAGCTGTTGCACGGCGCCCCGGCGAGCTGGCGCGACCCGGCGCGCTACGCCTTCGCGCACGGGGGCAAGGACGGCTACCCGTTTCCGGTGGACCGCGCCACTTACGACAGGAGCATCGAGCTTCTGCGGACGGCGGTGCGCCGTGCCCGCATCGAGCCGCGCGAGAAGGGGGTGGCGATGGACCGTCTGGAACGGGCGACTGGGGAGGGCGACTAACACACCGTTGAAAAAGGAGAGGTCAGTCCTTCCCGAGAAGGACTGACGGGGGCGCTGGGGGGTGTCTCCCAACGGCGGAGTCTCGTATAGGAGGATGTATGCCCATCTCCCACAGGATTACACTGATCGAAGGCGATGGAATCGGGCCAGAGATCGCCAGAGCCGCTGTGGACGTCATT
This window of the Dehalococcoidia bacterium genome carries:
- the cofG gene encoding 7,8-didemethyl-8-hydroxy-5-deazariboflavin synthase CofG, with protein sequence MPLDMRATMDVAPAHTGISREEARALILCGDAALPALLRRAGALRDQGKGRYISFSPKVFIPLTNLCRDACSYCTYRKEPDDPAADFMTPEQVLAVAEAGQRAGCTEALFMAGERPEQRYPEARDALRRFGCDSTIDYMRAMCELVLRKTSLLPHSNPGTMTRAELASLKEVNASLGMMLENVSPRLLEPGGPHHNAPSKHPRLRLRTLEAAGELRIPFTTGLLLGIGETVDEVVDSLFAIKDVHERYGHIQEIIIQNFRAKPTTPMAGAVEPTTGFLLRAVAVARLIFGPDMNIQVPPNLTPRAYGAFLDAGINDWGGISPVTKDYVNPEAPWPRIVRLRQVTEERGFILKARLPVYREYIREKPRYLTPSLAERIRQSADTDGFARTRLLTT
- a CDS encoding LON peptidase substrate-binding domain-containing protein, coding for MQIIDMPLFPLNTVLFPHMALPLRVFEDRYKLMVKKALEGDSVFGVALIKSGQEVGEPAEPFSVGTTARILKVEHLEQGKMDLSCVGVRRFRITEVLQRRPYLVGRIIYVAHAVGDTEAAQSLAETVRDKFRRYLAVLAQSLRREPPRVDLNVEPQVLSYVVASALQVDNIQKQRLLETPTAEERLRLEAAMLQEEIKVLRIFQVLEERDLGGRRPPRGPDA
- the folB gene encoding dihydroneopterin aldolase — protein: MPDHIRLTGLVFYAHHGVNAEEASQGQRFLVDVDVETDTLNAGRSDDLADTVNYSLVFRSVRDVMDGPRRNLLESLAEHIAARVVALPHVHGVRVTVHKPQAPLKGAVFQDVSVEVERRRAPGG
- a CDS encoding DUF763 domain-containing protein, with amino-acid sequence MQRTGIAHLPLHGGKAPAWLFQRMVRLSREIAIVVVEDYGPDEMLRRLSDPFWFQAFGCVLGFDWHSSGLTTTACGALKEGLRGLERDLGLFVAGGKGGASRKTPSEVQAAGDALSVDAARLVYASRMSAKVDSAAVQDGYQLYHHTFVFTRDGRWAVVQQGMNEQNKYARRYHWLGEAVQDFVCEPHAAVCADTRGEALNLVARESDGARAAIPQVVAREKPERLVAELKHVQTLDLPPRHHLLAADIHPDRLSKILLSTYERQPGDFESLLALEGVGPQTIRALTLLAELLHGAPASWRDPARYAFAHGGKDGYPFPVDRATYDRSIELLRTAVRRARIEPREKGVAMDRLERATGEGD